In Hydractinia symbiolongicarpus strain clone_291-10 chromosome 4, HSymV2.1, whole genome shotgun sequence, the following proteins share a genomic window:
- the LOC130641175 gene encoding adenosine receptor A2b-like, with protein sequence MDNILFIIDDGANTNGKGIFGKQSMIFSHVEPNETFYNTTTTTFMPPIMIDGCDISRTGTTENISYAIFMVLVLIASIFGNSLVVMAFALSKQLRNRVTVYFIVSLACSDMAYAIFLIPFSISMKLYMRFCHDMPACYLMVISDSFCNVASILNLFLIAVDRFIAIRMPFRYTSMLSKSRAKKLIAGVWVFSAIWSISGLFTWRQDETNNTFLSVHLSAYCLNKNYYFYAASFIGIYLLSLVIMTVTYLIILHVALVQIREIEATHIDLQRNEHTIPSPELMQHLNVPNSENARYKKSQKRKRRRELKATKSVAIVYFAFLVCWLPSCVVNVIIMFNTSYFPKLRQKNEKLFLFLYYCFIQILPIVNTMVNPIIYSFANKQFRHGFRTVYNKIMRKIDVPTVSFESTRRNTRGSSLGSFSQQTGSSQCSDSSSSRKQSRASPVLLKKTSLDQKNFKGTFLNSNIDRGTIKNSMANTVIIWSPD encoded by the exons ATGGACAACATACTTTTTATCATCGATGACGGCGCCAATACTAATGGGAAAGGAATATTTGGTAAACAAAGTATGATTTTTAGCCACGTTGAACCAAATGAGACATTTTATAATACAACCACAACGACATTTATGCCTCCCATTATGATAGATGGATGTGATATTTCGAGGACCGGAACAACTGAGAATATATCATATGCTATTTTTATGGTGCTGGTTTTAATTGCAAGTATCTTTGGAAATTCACTGGTTGTAATGGCGTTTGCGTTGTCTAAGCAACTACGAAATCGTGTGACTGTATATTTCATAGtcagtttag CCTGCTCTGACATGGCATATGCAATCTTCCTAATACCATTCAGCATCTCCATGAAGCTTTATATGAGATTTTGTCATGATATGCCAGCATGTTATCTCATGGTTATCAGTGATTCATTTTGCAACGTAGCAAGCATTCTCAATTTGTTCCTTATTGCTGTGGACAg attcaTTGCTATCAGAATGCCATTTCGATACACTTCGATGTTATCAAAAAGTCGTGCAAAGAAATTAATTGCAGGAGTGTGGGTTTTTTCTGCAATTTGGAGCATAAGCGGATTATTTACATGGCGCCAGGATGAAACTAATAATACATTCTTGAGCGTCCATCTGTCGGCATATTGCttgaataaaaattattatttctacgCTGCATCTTTCATCGGTATATACCTGCTATCATTAGTAATTATGACTGTCACCTATCTTATTATCCTGCATGTAGCGCTTGTACAAATTCGGGAGATCGAGGCTACGCATATAGATTTACAACGAAACGAACATACCATTCCATCTCCAGAGTTGATGCAACATTTAAACGTACCAAATTCCGAAAATGCTCGCtataaaaaatcgcaaaaacggAAACGCCGAAGAGAATTAAAAGCGACGAAATCTGTAGCAATTGTGTACTTTGCTTTTCTTGTATGTTGGTTACCAAGTTGTGTTGTTAACGTTATTATCATGTTTAATACTTCGTATTTCCCTAAACTGAgacaaaaaaatgagaaattatttttgtttttatactattgctttattcaaattttACCAATTGTAAATACAATGGTGAACCCAATTATATACAGCTTCGCAAATAAACAATTTcggcatggctttagaacagtTTATAACAAAATCATGCGAAAGATAGACGTACCAACGGTATCATTTGAATCCACTCGCCGCAACACTCGCGGATCTAGTCTTGGATCATTTTCTCAACAAACTGGTAGTTCGCAATGTTCGGACTCGTCCAGCAGTCGAAAGCAAAGTCGTGCTTCTCCGGTTTTGCTAAAGAAAACGAGTCttgaccaaaaaaattttaaaggaacTTTTCTGAATAGCAATATTGATCGTGGAACTATAAAAAATTCTATGGCGAATACAGTTATTATTTGGTCCCCTGATTGA